Proteins encoded together in one Neobacillus sp. FSL H8-0543 window:
- a CDS encoding VOC family protein, giving the protein MKIQRIDHVGVIVNDLSAAKEFFLDFGLEVKGEWEMEGELMGYAVGLNDVKVACVGLGMPDGQTWIELIKFYTPSDEKDIQQPFANTLGIRHIAFTVEDIEAVVAKLKKKGTEIFSEIQQYEESYKLCYVRGPEGIILELAEEIK; this is encoded by the coding sequence TTGAAGATCCAAAGAATAGATCATGTGGGTGTAATCGTAAATGATCTCTCTGCCGCTAAAGAGTTTTTTCTCGATTTTGGACTTGAGGTGAAAGGGGAATGGGAAATGGAAGGAGAGTTGATGGGATATGCAGTTGGGCTTAATGACGTTAAAGTAGCGTGTGTAGGATTGGGAATGCCAGACGGTCAGACATGGATAGAGCTAATCAAATTTTATACGCCGTCAGATGAAAAAGATATTCAGCAACCCTTTGCAAATACACTGGGTATCCGACATATTGCATTTACTGTTGAAGATATTGAAGCTGTTGTTGCCAAATTGAAAAAGAAGGGTACGGAAATCTTTAGTGAGATACAGCAATATGAAGAAAGTTATAAATTATGCTACGTTCGTGGTCCAGAGGGAATTATTTTGGAGCTGGCTGAGGAAATCAAATAA
- a CDS encoding DUF2750 domain-containing protein encodes MSQSAVQWSTFIKEIIKYRKIWTIKDDGGIPTSTNIDGETSMPFWSLKLRAEKITENVPAYSGFQLYEIKFDDFLNRWLKGLEKDGLYLGVNWSGKRATGYDMKPKEVLERIQYELSLID; translated from the coding sequence TTGTCTCAATCAGCTGTACAATGGAGTACATTTATAAAGGAAATTATTAAGTATCGTAAAATATGGACAATTAAGGACGATGGTGGTATTCCAACTTCAACAAATATTGACGGTGAGACATCAATGCCTTTTTGGTCTTTAAAATTAAGGGCAGAAAAAATTACTGAAAATGTTCCTGCTTATAGTGGATTCCAGCTATATGAAATTAAATTTGATGATTTTCTTAATCGATGGTTAAAAGGTCTGGAGAAAGATGGATTATATTTGGGAGTAAATTGGAGTGGCAAGCGGGCAACAGGTTATGATATGAAGCCAAAAGAGGTTTTGGAACGTATTCAATATGAACTCAGTTTAATTGATTAA